The Arachis ipaensis cultivar K30076 chromosome B07, Araip1.1, whole genome shotgun sequence genome includes a window with the following:
- the LOC107606420 gene encoding BTB/POZ domain-containing protein At1g55760-like — protein sequence MKEHYSRCKIETTCRLAQAQCTFNFGDYYLCESDPFTIAIWNWNFSMDWAASCITLSAKIRDKVPIASFVIRIIDSAKDRKVLAKLEVKDKLLKQGERFEWKVGLLPGRFIIDLEFLDLKASSPNGTDVCSIWPTKIMNQKPNSAVLESVGRMLTEKIHTDITINASDGSIGAHRAVLAARSPVFHSMFKHNLKENHDSNINISDMSIESCQAFINYLYGIIEDEEFFKHRLELLHAANKYDICGLRDVCSESLAEDIDSSNVLERLQDSYMYQLPKLKLHCMQYLVKFGRIFDIKDDFNAFLQTVDKDLVIQLLGEALSVCKGS from the exons ATGAAAGAACATTATTCCAGATGCAAAATCGAAACTACTTGTCGTCTTGCACAAGCACAATGCACATTCAATTTCGGTGACTATTATCTTTGCGAATCCGATCCTTTCACCATCGCCATCTGGAACTG gAATTTTTCTATGGATTGGGCTGCTTCTTGTATCACGTTGTCTGCGAAAATAAGGGACAAGGTTCCCATTGCGTCTTTCGTTATTCGAATAATTGACTCTGCCAAAGATCGCAAGGTCTTGGCTAAATTAG AGGTAAAAGATAAATTGCTTAAACAAGGAGAAAGATTTGAGTGGAAAGTTGGGTTACTTCCAGGGAGATTTATTATCGACCTTGAGTTTCTCGATTTGAAAGCTTCATCTCCAAAT GGAACAGATGTTTGTTCCATTTGGCCTACCAAAATCATGAATCAGAAACCAAATTCTGCAGTTCTTGAATCTGTTGGTCGAATGCTGACAGAAAAAATCCATACTGACATAACAATAAATGCTTCAGATGGAAGCATTGGAGCTCACCGCGCAGTTCTTGCTGCTCGATCACCTGTTTTTCATAGCATGTTCAAACACAATCTAAAAGAGAATCATGATTCCAACATAAACATCTCAGACATGTCAATAGAATCTTGTCAAGCATTCATAAACTATCTTTATGGTATCATTGAAGATGAAGAATTTTTCAAGCATAGATTGGAGCTTCTTCATGCGGCAAACAAATATGACATTTGTGGTTTAAGAGATGTATGCAGTGAGAGCCTTGCAGAGGATATTGATTCAAGCAATGTTCTTGAGAGGCTTCAGGATTCATATATGTATCAATTGCCAAAGCTGAAGCTTCATTGCATGCAATATCTTGTCAAGTTTGGAAGGATATTTGACATTAAAGATGATTTCAATGCATTCTTGCAAACTGTAGATAAGGATTTGGTTATTCAACTCCTTGGTGAAGCTCTTAGTGTCTGTAAAGGCTCTTAA